The nucleotide window AACCGAGGGTGTCATTGGCCGTGTGCAGTGCGTGGAGGAGCTTGGTCGCGGGATGCCCCTCGACTTCATGATAGGCACGCACAAAGGCATTCACACCGATGTAGCTAGCGACACTGCCACCCGCATGGGCACCGAGTCCATCTCCGACGACGAGCATGAGCCGCTCCAGGCTGCGCTCTCCGGGCTCGGTGGCGTCTGCAAAGGCGTAATAGTCCTCCTGATTCTCGCGGCGGCCACGGTATTGTCTGGCGGCAAAATCCTGCTCCTGCACAAAAGCCGCATCCACGATGGGCTCGGCGACAAAAACGGGCGCTGTTTTATTACGTGGTGGCTGATTCGCGTCGGTGATCACTCGGTGCTGAACTGGAAGGTGGTGGTGCTCTGATACACATCGCCCGGATGCAGCACAGTGCTGGGGAAGGCGGGCTGGTTCGGGCTATCGGGGTAATGCTGTGTTTCGAGGCAGAAGCCGTGACGCTTCCCGTAGGTGTGGCCTTGTTTGCCGAGGATGCCTTTGAGGTGATTGCCGGTGTAAAACTGCACTCCAGGCTCCGTGGTGAGCACCGTCATGACGCGGCCACTTTTCGCGTCGCGGGCCTTTGCGGCGAGCCGCAAGCCGGTGCCCCTGGCTAGGATGTAATTGTGATCATAGCCTTTGCCCTGCTTCAGTGCTGAAAAGTCGGAGTCGATGCGCAGACCGATGGGTAGCGGCACATTGAACTCCAATGGAGTGCCCACCACTGTCGCAAAATCACCCGTGGGAATCAGTGCATCATCCGTAGGCGTGTACTCGGTGGCGGCGATCATGATCTCCTGCGCCAGCACATCGCCAGATCCCTCGCCCGCGAGATTGAAGTAACTGTGGTTGGTGAGGTTCACCACGGTGGTCTTGCTGGTGGTGGCGTGGTATTTGATGATCAGCGTATTATCCGCGCTGAGAGCATAGATGACGGAGCAATGGAGGGTGCCAGGGTATCCCTCCTCGCCGTCTGGACTGGTGTACTTCAATTCGACAGCGGGATTGCCCTCGAACTGCATGGGAGATGCCTTCCATACTTTGCGCGAGAAGTTTTCCACGCCGCCGTGGATGTGGTTTTTCCCCGAATTGGGTGTCACACGCACCTCATGGCCAAAGAGCTTGAAGCTGGCACCGCCGATGCGGTTTGCGTAGCGACCCACGGTGATGCCAAAGCCGGGATGCTTCCCCATATAGCCCGCTAGCGAGTCAAAACCCAGCACCACGTCTGCAAAGTGCCCCTGGCGGTCTGGGGCAATCAGGGAGACGAGGATGGCACCGTAATTCGTCACGCGGGCCTCCATGCCTTTGTCATTACGGAGGGTGTAGAGCCGCACCTCTTCTCCCAGGCCTGCGGTGGCACCCCAGGGCTGCGAGCTCACTCCTGCAGCCCCTGCGCCGTGCAGAAGAGCCGACGTGGCGAGAAAGATGGAAAAAAGAGCGGTGCGGAGCATGGCGTCTCGGTGGGTGGTTACAGGGAAGACGTTGGCGGCGGTGCCGCTGCCGTGCAACCGCCAGATTGCTCCCCTTTCGACCACGCGTGACGCCCTATGGGAGCCCTCACGCGAGCACTTCCTTCACCACATGGCCGTGGATATCCGTGAGGCGGAAATCGCGCCCAGCGTGGCGGAAGGTGAGCTTCTCATGATCCAGGCCGAGCTGGTGCAGGATGGTAGCGTGCAGATCATGCATGTGGACTTTGCCATCGACGGCCATGTGGCCGATCTCGTCTGTCTCGCCATAGGAGAGGCCCGGCTTAAAGCCACCACCGGCCATCCACACGGTGAAGCCGAGCGGATTGTGATCGCGGCCCGTGCCATTTTTCTCGGCGTAGGGTGTGCGGCCGAATTCACCGCCCCACCAGACGATGGTGTCCTCCAGCAGGCCGCGCTGCTTCAGGTCATCGAGCAGGCCAGCGATGGGTTTATCGACGGCGGCGGCGTGGTCGCCGTGCTTCGGTAGATTGCTGTGCTGGTCCCAGGCGGGATTGTTCGAGTTATCGCCATAATTGACCTGGATGTAGCGCACGCCCTGCTCGGCGAGGCGGCGGGCCATGAGGCACTGACGGCCAAAGTTTTCCGTCTTGGGATCGTCGATGCCGTAGAGCTTCTGCGTGGCCTCTGACTCGCCAGCGAGATCGAGCACACCGGGGGCATTCATCTGCATGCGTGCGGCTAGCTCATAGCTGCGGATCACGGCGTCGATGTCGGTGTCACCGGGCATGGCGCGGGCGGCTTGCTGGGCATTGAGCGATTGCAGCAGACTGAACTGCTTCCGCTGCTGCTCCGGCGTCCAGATGCTGTTGGTGATGTTTTTGATGCCGCTTTCCCTCGCTGGCAGGCCACTGCGGCCTACGGGCGTGCCCTGGAAGACAGCGGGGAGAAAGGCGGTGCCGTAGTTCCGCGGTCCACCATTGCCGAGGGAGGGGCTGATGGTGACAAAGCCGGGCAGATTGTCATTTTCTGCACCCAGGCCATACATCACCCACGCACCCATGCTGGGCCGCACATTGCTGGTGGTGCCAGTGTGCAAAAACAGCGTCGCAGGCCCATGGGCCACGCCTTCTGTGTGCATGCCGTGCAGGAAGCACAGGTCGTCGATGTGGCGATTGATGTTCGGAAAGAGATTTGAGGCCCAGTGGCCCGTCTCACCGTGCTGCTGGAAGTCCCACAGCGGTTTCATCACGCGTTGCAGGGCACCTTTGCCCGTCTTGGCCACTGCGCGGGAGTCCATGACTTCGATGATCTTGCCGTCGTCTTTGAGCAGGCGCGGCTTGTAGTCATAGCTGTCCACATGGCTCACACCGCCCTGCATGAAGAGGAAAATCACTCGCTTTGCCCGTGGTGCGTGGTGGGAGCGCTTATTCGCCAGCGGGCTACCTAGCGCAGAAAGCGCCAGCGAGCCAAAGCCGCAGGCGGAGGTCTGCAAAAAGGAACGTCGTGAATGGAGAAGCATGTGCCTGTGAACGCATGCGGAGTGCGGAACCTTTCCTCACTCCCGCGTGTTCGCTGACTCGGCTCAATACAGCTCCACAGGGGAGCGCTTGCCGTCTTCGACACTGAGCAGCTTCGCACGCTCCTCGCCCAGGGTATCGACGCGGAGCTGCCAGATGTCGCGATTGATGGCCGCAAAGCGGTCGAGATCGAACTTATCTGGCTGCACGAGGCGCTTTTTGGTCTTTTCGATCCGTGCCAGCGCATCGTGAATGGCGGGGGCCTCCACGCCTTCCAGATGCTGACGTGCCTGCTCCACCATTTCGACGCGGTGGCAGATCATGACTAGGTCATTGCCTGCACGCACAGCTTCCTGGATCGCCTGCTCAAAGGTGACTTCATTGAGAATGGCTCCCATATCGAGGTCGTCGGTCATGGCTAGGCCGTCGAAGGCGTATTGATGCCGCAGCAGCTTGGTGACGATGTTGTAGCTGAGGCTAGCTGGCCAGCGACCACGGTCTGGATCGTAGGCGGTGTAGTTGCTGTGACAGGTCATCACGCTATCAAGCTCTGGCAGCAGCGCGGAGTAGGGCAGCAGCTCGCTCTTTTCCATCTCCTCACGGCTTTTGGTGATCACTGGCAGGAACTCATGCGGATCACACTCCGCAGGGCCGTAGCCAGGGAAGTGCTTGCCACAGCTGAGGATGCCTTCTTTGCGCATGGCACGGTTAAAGATGCCCGCGTTGTCGATCACCTGCTGCGGATCACGGCCATAGGTGCGGCCTTTGAGCGAGTTATCCGCTGCATCGTCGTAGCTGATGTCCAAAACCGGGCACAGATCGAGATTGAAGCCGAAGTGGCGCAAAACCTGCCCTGTGAGCTTGCCATGGCGGCGGATCAGCTCGGGCTCGCCTTTGTCGCGGAGGGATTGCGCATTCGGCGGCTCTTCGCCGATGAGGCGCAGGCGAGAGACACGCCCACCTTCCTGGTCGATGGTGATGAAGGGCTCGATGTCGGAGATGTCACGCAAGTCGTCGATGAGCTTACGGAGCTGTGTGGGGCTCTGAATGTTCCGACCAAAGAGGATGAAGCCGCCGGGCTGGAGCTTTTTCAGGCGGGCAGCGGTTTCGGAGTCGAGTTCAGCGCCAGGCACTCCCATGAGGAGGAGCTGGCCGAGGAGTTTGGAGTCAGGCATGGCGCGGCAGTGAATAGACGGGCTCAGAGTGGTGTCGAGTGCCGTGTGATGCCGGGGGGCGAAATCACGCCTGCTGCGGCGTGTGCCGTGCCTGGCGCTTCGCGGCGGTTTTTGCGGCTGCGGGGGCTATTTTGGCACTCCCACGGAGATTGAGCGTTTCCCGGCCTGGAGAGCGGTACCAGTCGATTTCCAAGGTGGACGTAGCGAGTGCCGGATCGATGCCTTTTTCCGCCGTGAGGTAGTCAAAGAGTGCCCGAGCGAGCACTTGCAGCGCGATCTGGTGCGTGCGGCCCAGTTTGGCATGCAACCACTCGCTGAAGCTCATGAATTGCTCAAAGGGCGAAGGCACATCCTGCCACATCAGGGCCAGTGTACCGGTGAAATGGCCACTATTGGCCACCATGTCCCAATAGCGGGCAAAGCGCCGCATGCGCTGCATCTGCTCAAAGGGAATGTCACGCGTGGCGAGGATCTCGTATGGCGGATGCGCAGCGTAAATCATGCCGTACTCCGCATCATGCCGCGTGATCGGTGTGCCGCGTAGGCGCTTGAGGATGCCTACTTGGATCTCCTGCGGCCCTAGGCGCAGCAGGCGGTCAAAACCACGCCCAAAGCTCTCCACCCCCTCCCCTGGCAGTCCGACGATGAGGTCCGCATGGATGTGGACGCCGGTTTCCTCCCGCAGGAAGCGGAAATTATCCGCCAAGCGCTCCAGATTCTGCCTGCGGCTGATGTTTTTCGATGCCTCATCATCAAAGGTCTGGATGCCCACCTCAAACTGCACCGCTCCGGGCGGAAATTGCCGAATGAGTGCCCGCAGCCCCTCTGGCAGCCGATCTGGCACCATCTCAAAGTGCAGGAACAATCCCTCACGCCAGCGGTCGAGAAAGAACTGCAAAATCGCCGTGCTGGTGGGCAAATGCAGATTGAAGGTACGATCCACAAACTTGAACTGCATGGCCCCACGATCGAGCAGCCGCTGCATCGCCGCGAGAAAGGACTCCAGCGGAAATGCCCGCACTGGAATATCCAGCGACGAGAGGCAGAACTCACACGTAAAGGGGCAACCGCGGGATGCCTCCACATAGATCACTCGATGGGCTAAATCACTGTCTGTATAAAGCTCATACGGTGATGCGAGCTGCGCCAGTGGTGGCAATTCCGCCGGAATGATCCGGCTCATCGAAGCATCTCCACGCAACAGCTCCCCACACACGGACGCGAATTTCACATCCGCCTCACCCGTGATGACATGATCCGCCAGCGCCACGATAGGCTGCCCCTCCGTCTCATGCGAGACCTCCGGCCCACCGAGGATGACGATTAGCTCCGGGCGTAGCCGCTTCAGCAGTGCCACCACCTCGGTCGTCTGCGTCACATTCCAGATGTACACGCCAAATCCGACGATGCGTGGCTCCCGCATCAGGATCGCCTCCGCGATTTCTAAGGGCTGCTGTTGAATGACGAACTCCAGCAGCTCTGCGCGGTCGCGTAGCTCGCCCAGATTGGCCATGAGGCAGCGTAGCCCGAATGAGGCGTGGATGTATTTCGCATTGAGCGTGGCGAGAACGATGTCCGGCATGCGCCGCCACTCTGGCGAGGCCTGCCGCGACGGCAACGAACGGCTCTCAGTGATTCCAAGAGAACTCGGTGGCATTCATCAGCGTCCAAAACAGGTCCGACATGATGTTATCACGCACTTGAGCCCCCGCCGCCGCTGCCAGCAGCGACTCAAAGTGCGCAGCCTCCGCCGCAGTGGGCCTCCGGGTAAAAACAGCCAAAAACGCAGCCTCCACCGCACGGCGAGTATCCGGCGCCAACAAACGAATGCGTGAAGGCGCATTCAGGAGCGGATTATCACGCACGTTATCAGTGACCATGTTGCCATTCATCAGCAGTAGGCGCTGCGGGATGGTGCCTCCTCCATCCGTGAAATCATCCTCACCTGTATCGCCATAGCGTTTCACAAAATTCGCGATGTCAGCATCACGCTTCAGACGGAAGAGCACATGCGTATCTGCATCCAGCGTAGTCAGTGAGGCAGCCTGGATGACACTGCCAGCCATCTGCTCTGGACGCAGTCGCGTGACTGGGAAAGCGGCCCAGCTCTGCTCCGCCAGCGCCGTGACGGGATGCTCAGGATCACCACTGTCGCTACGCATCTGAAAGACACGCGTGCTTGCGATCACGCGGATGAGCCGCCGCAGATCATAGCCATGCGCGGCGAAGTCCTGCGCCAGCACCTCCAGACCGGGAGGCCACGGTCCCGTGTGCGAGATGTCATCCACCGGCATGATGAGTGGCCGATTCAAAAGCAGCGCCCACATACGATTCACGATGGCACGGGAAAAGGCATGGTTTTCACCCGCAGTGATCCATGTGGCCAGTTGCTGCCGTGGGCTGCCCTTCTGTGGCAGCAAATCGGGCCGCCACGGCACCTGCGCTGCGATGGCGTGCTCCTTGGTCTCTCCGAGGTAGCGGTTCTGATACCGGCTTTTGGGGTCATCCCGCAGTCCATTGAGAGCGAATCCAGCTTGGCCGAAAAACGCCGCCAGTTGATGGAAATCCGTCTGCTTCCAGGCGCTACCGAGCTTCCCATCATGGCACTGCACACAGTCGATGCGTGTGGCGAGGAAGGCACGGCTCACACGGGCAGCCAGCTTCACCTCATCCGGCCCCTTTTTGTTCTCGTTGGTCACGCTGATGAAGTTCACCGCCGGATTGGTCGTCCACATGCCATTGGCCGTGATGAGCTCTCGCACGATCTGGTCGTAGGGCCGGTTTTTCATCAGGGCCTCACTGAGCCACTCTACCAGCCTACGACGCCGATAGATCAAAAACGGCCCATTTTCCGTCCCCACGAGCACCCGCGTGAGCCGCTCGGCGAGATAATCACTGCTGCGCCGGTCACTCAAAAGTCGCTCAAGCCAGAGCGAAGCAAAATCCCCTTCCCGCACGGCCTCCGCAGCCCGCAACTCCTCCAAAGACGGAATACTACCCGTCAGAGCCAGCGACAGCCTACGAGCAAGCGTGAGCGAATCCGCCTTCGCGACAGGCGTGAGCCCCTTAGCCGCCCAATCCGCCTCAAAAGCCGCGTCCACGGCCTTCGCGGCATTTTTCACTTCTGGGTCCACCGCCGCCAGCGGCCTACTCGCCATCTGGGGCATGCCTAGCACCCACACAGCCCCTCCCAGCCCCACGGCCAATCCGATGAGCAACGCTGCATTGCGTAGCAAAACAAACAGGGATGCAGCAGGTGGTGGATTCGATTCCATGAGGCGGAGAATGGTAGCAGCATGAACACAGCCCAGCGCAAAACGTTTCAAACCAGCTCAGCACATGCAGAGCCCCACGCTCTAGCCCCCGCTCACCCCAAAGGTGAATTCCTCCATGCGTCGCGTCTGATCAAAGCTGGGCAGCAGTGAATGATCATGCGTCACCACGATGAGCGCACTGCCACGCTGCCGCGCATCTTCGATTAGCAGATCCGTCACGATACGACCACGCTGCGGATCGAGCGAGGCCGTAGGCTCATCCGCCAGCACAAAACGCGGCTGATGGGCCAGAGCACGGGCGATAGCGACCCGCTGGCGCTCCCCCTGCGAGAGGCGGGACACGAGCCGTGCACGATGCGGGGCGATTTGCAGCCGATCGAGCAGGATGGGCAGGTTTTCCACCGCCTTGGCCAGACACTCGCGG belongs to Verrucomicrobiaceae bacterium and includes:
- a CDS encoding galactose mutarotase, which encodes MLRTALFSIFLATSALLHGAGAAGVSSQPWGATAGLGEEVRLYTLRNDKGMEARVTNYGAILVSLIAPDRQGHFADVVLGFDSLAGYMGKHPGFGITVGRYANRIGGASFKLFGHEVRVTPNSGKNHIHGGVENFSRKVWKASPMQFEGNPAVELKYTSPDGEEGYPGTLHCSVIYALSADNTLIIKYHATTSKTTVVNLTNHSYFNLAGEGSGDVLAQEIMIAATEYTPTDDALIPTGDFATVVGTPLEFNVPLPIGLRIDSDFSALKQGKGYDHNYILARGTGLRLAAKARDAKSGRVMTVLTTEPGVQFYTGNHLKGILGKQGHTYGKRHGFCLETQHYPDSPNQPAFPSTVLHPGDVYQSTTTFQFSTE
- a CDS encoding DUF1501 domain-containing protein; its protein translation is MLLHSRRSFLQTSACGFGSLALSALGSPLANKRSHHAPRAKRVIFLFMQGGVSHVDSYDYKPRLLKDDGKIIEVMDSRAVAKTGKGALQRVMKPLWDFQQHGETGHWASNLFPNINRHIDDLCFLHGMHTEGVAHGPATLFLHTGTTSNVRPSMGAWVMYGLGAENDNLPGFVTISPSLGNGGPRNYGTAFLPAVFQGTPVGRSGLPARESGIKNITNSIWTPEQQRKQFSLLQSLNAQQAARAMPGDTDIDAVIRSYELAARMQMNAPGVLDLAGESEATQKLYGIDDPKTENFGRQCLMARRLAEQGVRYIQVNYGDNSNNPAWDQHSNLPKHGDHAAAVDKPIAGLLDDLKQRGLLEDTIVWWGGEFGRTPYAEKNGTGRDHNPLGFTVWMAGGGFKPGLSYGETDEIGHMAVDGKVHMHDLHATILHQLGLDHEKLTFRHAGRDFRLTDIHGHVVKEVLA
- a CDS encoding glycoside hydrolase family 3 protein — translated: MPDSKLLGQLLLMGVPGAELDSETAARLKKLQPGGFILFGRNIQSPTQLRKLIDDLRDISDIEPFITIDQEGGRVSRLRLIGEEPPNAQSLRDKGEPELIRRHGKLTGQVLRHFGFNLDLCPVLDISYDDAADNSLKGRTYGRDPQQVIDNAGIFNRAMRKEGILSCGKHFPGYGPAECDPHEFLPVITKSREEMEKSELLPYSALLPELDSVMTCHSNYTAYDPDRGRWPASLSYNIVTKLLRHQYAFDGLAMTDDLDMGAILNEVTFEQAIQEAVRAGNDLVMICHRVEMVEQARQHLEGVEAPAIHDALARIEKTKKRLVQPDKFDLDRFAAINRDIWQLRVDTLGEERAKLLSVEDGKRSPVELY
- a CDS encoding DUF4080 domain-containing protein gives rise to the protein MPDIVLATLNAKYIHASFGLRCLMANLGELRDRAELLEFVIQQQPLEIAEAILMREPRIVGFGVYIWNVTQTTEVVALLKRLRPELIVILGGPEVSHETEGQPIVALADHVITGEADVKFASVCGELLRGDASMSRIIPAELPPLAQLASPYELYTDSDLAHRVIYVEASRGCPFTCEFCLSSLDIPVRAFPLESFLAAMQRLLDRGAMQFKFVDRTFNLHLPTSTAILQFFLDRWREGLFLHFEMVPDRLPEGLRALIRQFPPGAVQFEVGIQTFDDEASKNISRRQNLERLADNFRFLREETGVHIHADLIVGLPGEGVESFGRGFDRLLRLGPQEIQVGILKRLRGTPITRHDAEYGMIYAAHPPYEILATRDIPFEQMQRMRRFARYWDMVANSGHFTGTLALMWQDVPSPFEQFMSFSEWLHAKLGRTHQIALQVLARALFDYLTAEKGIDPALATSTLEIDWYRSPGRETLNLRGSAKIAPAAAKTAAKRQARHTPQQA
- a CDS encoding DUF1549 domain-containing protein; amino-acid sequence: MESNPPPAASLFVLLRNAALLIGLAVGLGGAVWVLGMPQMASRPLAAVDPEVKNAAKAVDAAFEADWAAKGLTPVAKADSLTLARRLSLALTGSIPSLEELRAAEAVREGDFASLWLERLLSDRRSSDYLAERLTRVLVGTENGPFLIYRRRRLVEWLSEALMKNRPYDQIVRELITANGMWTTNPAVNFISVTNENKKGPDEVKLAARVSRAFLATRIDCVQCHDGKLGSAWKQTDFHQLAAFFGQAGFALNGLRDDPKSRYQNRYLGETKEHAIAAQVPWRPDLLPQKGSPRQQLATWITAGENHAFSRAIVNRMWALLLNRPLIMPVDDISHTGPWPPGLEVLAQDFAAHGYDLRRLIRVIASTRVFQMRSDSGDPEHPVTALAEQSWAAFPVTRLRPEQMAGSVIQAASLTTLDADTHVLFRLKRDADIANFVKRYGDTGEDDFTDGGGTIPQRLLLMNGNMVTDNVRDNPLLNAPSRIRLLAPDTRRAVEAAFLAVFTRRPTAAEAAHFESLLAAAAGAQVRDNIMSDLFWTLMNATEFSWNH
- a CDS encoding ATP-binding cassette domain-containing protein; the protein is MAAAVSITDLAFAYPGSDFRLEVARLEVGEASTLALAGASGGGKTTLLRLITGLLTAQRGRIQLDEQDFSSLSPESRRAFRLRHVGLVFQDFALLDYLTVEENVLLPHQFSRECLAKAVENLPILLDRLQIAPHRARLVSRLSQGERQRVAIARALAHQPRFVLADEPTASLDPQRGRIVTDLLIEDARQRGSALIVVTHDHSLLPSFDQTRRMEEFTFGVSGG